GACGCCGGTGATGAAGTTTGCCCGGGCGCCGGCCTCGCGGGTTGCCTGCAGGGAGGAAGCTGGCTGTCAGGATTGGCCTTCGGCCGCACCCGCGCCACGCGCGTACCAGAGCAGCCGGCGTAGCATCCAGGCGCCGGCCAGCCCCAATGGAACGGCTAACGCCCACACGGCGACCGGCGCTTCCAGCGCCGTGCTTTCCGGCACCACCGCGCCTGAGATCATGACGCCGGTGTTCAGGCCCGCATGCAGGACGATGCCAGGCCAGAGCGAACGCGTGCGGCAATAGAGCGCCGCCGCGAACAGCCCGATGGCGAACGCAATCACGAACTGGTAGATGTTCAGGTGCGCCACGCCGAAGACGAAGGCCGAATACACGGTGGCATCGGCTCGCGCGTACCGACGGAGCATGCCGCGCAGCAGGATGCCGCGGAAGAACATCTCCTCAACGAACGGCGCGATCACGCACACCAGCACCCAGATGCCGATGCCCCCGCTCGTCATCTCCGTGATCATGCGCGCATCGTCGGCGGAAAACGGGAACAGCGCCTCTATGCCGACCATGGCCAGTCCGTCCAGCAGCAGGATCAGCGGCACCATCAGCAGGATCGGCGGGCCCAACAGGCCAAGCGTGGCCGCCACGCTGGCGCTGCCTTCGTGGAACAGCTTGCGATAGCTCAACCCGCTGGCATGCAGCAAGGTGCTGAATACCAGCCCATAGCAGGCCACGCGAATCAGGCTGGCGGCGGCCATTGGCTGCATGCCGCTGCGCAGCAAGGCCGGGCGCAGCAACATGGTCAAAATCACCTCGACAAACCAGGCCACGAAAGTGAGCGCGAGCGCCCATTGGAAGGTAATCGGTCGGGTCTGGTCTGGCCGGTTGGAATTCATGGATCGCGAAATCTTTCGGGGCGAAGGGCTTGTTGTCGACGGCCGTCTCCATTAACGGCAGCGGTATCGCGATTCTGTAGAGTCGGCCGCTCAAAAATGACGTGGAA
The Cupriavidus basilensis DNA segment above includes these coding regions:
- a CDS encoding CPBP family intramembrane glutamic endopeptidase, whose protein sequence is MNSNRPDQTRPITFQWALALTFVAWFVEVILTMLLRPALLRSGMQPMAAASLIRVACYGLVFSTLLHASGLSYRKLFHEGSASVAATLGLLGPPILLMVPLILLLDGLAMVGIEALFPFSADDARMITEMTSGGIGIWVLVCVIAPFVEEMFFRGILLRGMLRRYARADATVYSAFVFGVAHLNIYQFVIAFAIGLFAAALYCRTRSLWPGIVLHAGLNTGVMISGAVVPESTALEAPVAVWALAVPLGLAGAWMLRRLLWYARGAGAAEGQS